A portion of the Phaeodactylum tricornutum CCAP 1055/1 chromosome 7, whole genome shotgun sequence genome contains these proteins:
- a CDS encoding predicted protein produces MFSLRLRRLLISGDSDTNKEDKPTPTTEDDYRVQIVSSSTRSNRTAMKKEYSRRGSTSGIFGRAKEPPSKRTPSSKELAVLATTASTDSKCTTERTQSICSIQPGPEKIVSKTRSHCSMVNSKHNSSRTKQTVETLDVDTPSPSVHSRSLPNGRSGRRRSLLSNDTSSSKTREWDPAIFVVDFAGQANKAPANLVSPSCARESPLSTNTHYFIPDSNHGQRSTYTLPKECSVQDGGLELLNGRTQIPLRRRSSLSGQIRMPALLTTSITKTPWNQNLFTVDCNSISDDRSDDHVLLIENKPTKQGEIMLGGRDLDDTEDPSMLLNADAVSVVTASTCSDLTMGDPTMIKLYDKNGCLRKDLLIAMENGRPTMRKQADAKFVKPKYITFRRKERLLL; encoded by the coding sequence ATGTTTTCGCTCAGATTGCGTAGATTGCTCATTTCTGGCGATAGCGATACTAATAAAGAGGACAAGCCGACACCCACGACGGAAGATGATTACCGTGTGCAGATTGTCTCAAGTTCGACGCGGAGCAATCGCACTGCCATGAAAAAGGAGTACTCGAGACGCGGTAGCACTTCCGGAATATTCGGTCGCGCCAAGGAGCCCCCCTCGAAGCGCACGCCGTCGAGTAAGGAGTTGGCAGTCCTCGCGACGACTGCATCCACGGACTCCAAATGCACCACAGAACGTACCCAATCAATATGTTCCATACAACCAGGTCCCGAGAAAATTGTCTCAAAAACACGTTCGCATTGTTCAATGGTGAACAGTAAACATAATTCTTCTCGAACTAAACAGACTGTGGAGACTTTGGACGTGGATACGCCTTCACCGAGTGTCCATAGCCGCTCTTTACCCAATGGACGGAGCGGCCGAAGGAGATCGCTGCTGTCAAACGATACATCATCGTCGAAAACGAGGGAATGGGACCCGGCTATATTCGTAGTTGATTTCGCTGGACAAGCCAACAAAGCGCCTGCAAATTTGGTATCGCCATCGTGTGCACGCGAATCTCCTTTGTCCACAAACACTCATTATTTTATTCCAGATAGCAATCACGGGCAACGGTCTACCTATACATTACCGAAAGAATGCTCCGTACAAGATGGGGGCTTGGAACTGCTGAACGGACGCACCCAGATACCTTTACGACGGCGAAGTTCTCTCAGTGGCCAAATTCGGATGCCTGCCCTTTTGACTACGTCGATCACCAAAACACCGTGGAATCAAAATCTCTTTACCGTTGACTGTAACTCCATATCTGATGATCGAAGCGACGACCACGTTTTATTGATTGAAAACAAGCCAACCAAACAAGGAGAGATTATGCTGGGGGGACGAGATCTTGACGACACGGAAGACCCCTCTATGCTGTTAAACGCTGATGCTGTGAGTGTCGTTACTGCCAGTACTTGCAGCGATCTAACCATGGGAGATCCTACTATGATCAAGCTTTATGACAAAAACGGTTGTCTCCGCAAAGATCTGCTCATTGCTATGGAGAATGGTAGACCTACCATGAGAAAACAAGCCGATGCCAAATTTGTGAAGCCCAAGTATATAACGTTTCGGCGTAAAGAGCGACTGCTGCTGTAA
- a CDS encoding predicted protein produces the protein MKLFMILIVLKSSLSFPQLSRSRLMSGQSGSFRQRLRGLSGGRTMVRLSPVLEHGDTERFLKQVETTVSHVLTRYEPDVEILSLPPPEREALGVARNLDDRLRAFRRNNDCPRCWLQRTHCICPECPSLETPAENVALAGRINRIFVLMHHKEICLAVDTAKLILAAFPQRSRLIVGGIGPEFQESMEEFLIAMKGDSLVLFPSDEAKTFDALKCEYDDNKTFDVCVIDGTWEQARKLYKRYIPDEAESGPTRVQLSQASLRLLESPGHNDTVSTWRQLRRHPLAWREISTLAATRLLLKDLDTDPLADWSRLASYQQKADGGAREQLGEPRAKGFICAASQ, from the coding sequence ATGAAGCTATTCATGATCCTAATCGTCTTGAAATCGTCACTTTCGTTCCCTCAGTTAAGCCGATCTCGGTTGATGTCGGGGCAATCCGGGAGCTTCCGCCAAAGACTCAGGGGTCTTTCTGGTGGTCGGACGATGGTACGGTTGTCTCCCGTTTTGGAACACGGCGATACCGAAAGATTCCTCAAACAGGTAGAAACCACTGTATCTCATGTCTTGACTCGCTATGAACCAGACGTTGAAATACTCAGTCTACCTCCACCGGAGCGTGAAGCGCTGGGCGTGGCCCGAAATTTGGACGACCGTCTCCGAGCATTTCGTCGGAATAATGACTGTCCTCGATGCTGGCTGCAGCGCACCCACTGTATATGTCCGGAGTGTCcgtctttggaaacgccagcAGAAAATGTTGCTCTTGCCGGTCGCATCAATAGAATTTTTGTCCTCATGCATCACAAAGAAATTTGCTTGGCAGTCGACACAGCAAAGCTTATCTTGGCCGCTTTTCCACAACGCTCTCGACTCATTGTTGGCGGGATTGGGCCAGAGTTCCAAGAGAGCATGGAAGAGTTTTTAATTGCAATGAAAGGTGACAGTTTGGTTTTGTTTCCCTCTGACGAAGCCAAAACATTTGATGCACTTAAATgtgaatacgacgacaacaaaactTTTGACGTATGCGTTATTGACGGGACGTGGGAACAGGCTCGAAAATTGTACAAACGTTATATTCCAGACGAAGCCGAAAGTGGTCCAACACGTGTTCAACTAAGCCAAGCATCATTGCGTCTGCTTGAGAGTCCTGGTCACAACGATACGGTATCCACATGGCGACAGCTTCGACGTCACCCTCTTGCGTGGAGAGAGATTAGCACCTTAGCTGCAACAAGACTGCTATTGAAAGACTTGGATACGGATCCTTTAGCTGACTGGAGTCGCTTGGCCAGCTACCAACAAAAAGCTGACGGAGGAGCTCGCGAGCAACTTGGGGAGCCACGAGCAAAAGGGTTCATTTGTGCAGCTTCTCAATAG